A section of the Arcobacter roscoffensis genome encodes:
- a CDS encoding SufE family protein, which produces MSNIEARVEEIKEDLEFFEDELQKYEYIIDLGKKLEPLDEKHQTPQNLVHGCTSQVWLICEQKDGKLYFYGTSDAIIVKGLVYMILQIFSGSTIEELKEVDMDIIHELQLAEVITPNRQSGVIGMIKKIKEFALNS; this is translated from the coding sequence ATGAGTAATATAGAAGCAAGAGTTGAAGAGATAAAAGAGGATTTAGAGTTCTTTGAAGATGAGTTACAAAAATATGAATACATTATCGATTTAGGAAAAAAATTAGAACCCTTAGATGAAAAACATCAAACTCCTCAAAACTTAGTACATGGCTGTACTTCGCAGGTGTGGCTTATTTGTGAGCAAAAAGATGGGAAACTATACTTTTATGGAACAAGTGATGCAATAATCGTAAAAGGTTTAGTTTACATGATTTTGCAAATTTTCTCAGGTTCAACAATTGAAGAATTAAAAGAAGTTGATATGGATATTATTCATGAACTACAATTAGCTGAAGTTATTACTCCAAATAGACAAAGTGGAGTAATTGGAATGATCAAAAAGATAAAAGAGTTTGCTTTAAACTCATAA